The Sediminispirochaeta smaragdinae DSM 11293 genome has a segment encoding these proteins:
- a CDS encoding carbohydrate ABC transporter permease — protein MKQSPVFRIFFPILLVLIIVPTLFPFLWMLLSSIKSQVDIISWPPKFVFHPTMINFYKVFREQDFLKYLINSSIVGVTSVALSLLMGLPAAYSIARFGQKRLAVFILVARLMPGISFLMPWYIVFSRLGLMDSYTALILSHILITMPIVVWVMSSYFEGVPRELEESAMIDGATQQLAFLRIVLPLSVPGVVTATTLSFIFSWNNFMFSQVLSMEKTRTLPIAVYNFMSYAEVDWGGVMAAAVAIMAPAIVLTMIFQKYVVKGLTMGAVKG, from the coding sequence ATGAAACAGTCACCGGTTTTTCGCATCTTTTTTCCCATTCTCCTGGTGCTTATTATCGTACCGACCCTCTTCCCGTTCCTCTGGATGCTCCTCTCTTCGATCAAGAGTCAGGTTGATATCATCTCCTGGCCGCCGAAATTTGTTTTCCATCCGACCATGATCAACTTTTACAAGGTTTTCAGAGAACAGGATTTTCTGAAATACCTCATCAATTCAAGCATCGTCGGAGTCACATCCGTTGCCCTTTCTCTTTTGATGGGGCTTCCTGCCGCCTATTCGATTGCACGTTTCGGACAAAAACGTCTTGCGGTTTTTATCCTTGTCGCCCGGCTTATGCCGGGGATCTCTTTTTTGATGCCCTGGTATATCGTTTTTTCCCGGCTTGGTTTGATGGACAGCTATACAGCTTTGATTCTTTCCCATATCCTTATTACCATGCCGATTGTTGTCTGGGTCATGTCCTCCTATTTTGAGGGTGTCCCTAGGGAGCTTGAAGAATCGGCAATGATAGATGGGGCAACCCAACAGCTTGCCTTTTTAAGGATCGTTCTTCCCCTCTCTGTTCCCGGGGTGGTGACGGCGACAACCTTGAGTTTTATCTTTTCCTGGAACAACTTCATGTTCTCTCAGGTTCTGAGTATGGAAAAGACGAGAACCCTTCCCATTGCCGTGTATAACTTTATGTCTTATGCGGAGGTTGACTGGGGCGGGGTAATGGCGGCTGCCGTTGCCATCATGGCTCCTGCGATTGTGTTGACCATGATTTTTCAGAAATATGTGGTAAAGGGTTTGACCATGGGGGCTGTAAAGGGGTGA
- a CDS encoding carbohydrate ABC transporter permease, producing MIKSGFFERNLRYIFPLPALFFVLLLMVFPVAYTFVISFTDWALTSGRPMKFVGFSSYLGILKEPRFIDAFGRTFYFTIGAVVLEAVIGTVLALVLNREFVGKNGIKLILLLPLVSTPVAIGIVWNLFYDPTIGFLNYCLSILGLPQSGWVTDASTVLPSLIIVDVWQWTPMITLIVLAGLAGLSSEPYESAKVDGANSTQIFFFITLPMIMPTILTAVILRAIDALKTFDIIYAMTGGGPGYASETINIMAYKYSFEYFDLGSASAMLVFLFVLVLTASLGVMRLRKRFEA from the coding sequence ATGATCAAAAGCGGTTTTTTCGAGCGTAACCTCAGATATATATTCCCCCTTCCCGCGCTTTTCTTTGTTCTGCTGCTCATGGTCTTCCCCGTGGCCTATACCTTCGTCATCAGTTTTACCGATTGGGCCCTTACCTCGGGCAGACCCATGAAGTTCGTCGGTTTTTCCAGCTATCTCGGGATCCTCAAGGAACCGCGTTTTATCGATGCCTTCGGCCGTACCTTCTATTTTACCATCGGTGCCGTCGTTCTCGAAGCCGTTATTGGGACCGTACTGGCTCTTGTTCTCAATCGCGAGTTTGTGGGCAAAAACGGGATTAAATTGATCCTGCTGCTGCCGCTGGTCTCCACCCCCGTGGCCATCGGTATTGTCTGGAACCTCTTTTATGATCCGACCATCGGATTTCTCAACTACTGCTTGAGCATACTCGGGCTACCCCAGAGCGGGTGGGTGACCGACGCATCAACGGTTCTTCCCTCGCTGATCATAGTCGATGTATGGCAGTGGACGCCGATGATTACCCTCATCGTCCTTGCCGGACTTGCAGGACTGTCGTCGGAGCCCTATGAATCGGCGAAGGTCGACGGCGCGAATTCCACCCAGATTTTCTTTTTCATTACCCTTCCGATGATCATGCCGACGATCCTGACGGCTGTTATCCTGCGGGCCATCGATGCACTGAAAACCTTCGATATCATCTATGCAATGACCGGAGGAGGTCCCGGCTATGCTTCCGAGACCATCAACATCATGGCGTACAAATACAGCTTCGAGTATTTCGACCTCGGCTCAGCATCCGCCATGCTTGTCTTCCTTTTTGTTCTGGTTCTTACGGCAAGCCTCGGCGTGATGAGGCTTCGAAAGCGATTCGAGGCATAG
- a CDS encoding ABC transporter substrate-binding protein, translated as MKRVLVLLLMVGLCLPLFAGGQSEGTASEKPQEIRVLLANHPYGELLKQVIPEFEKETGIKVNVESLQESQLTQKLTTEFATNSSTVDVFMTRPLQEGLLFIKNGWYEPLDTYDFSDYPSNSVDIGRKNGHVYIIPLVTEWQVMYYRKDLFKAAGIEVPTNFTELEAAAKALTTDEVAGIGSRGKGGSAVTQLSSYLYNFGGLYLDNNVAVFDTPEAIEAFRYYGRLLGTYGPQGVTSMSWENLMPVFQAGKLAMWTDASVFYGQVVDPTKTQVPAEDVGIAKLPEGPRGDSPFIVVSWGMSISSKTKNPEAAMKFLDWATSKELAIQGMLSNITMARNSAWQNSEVREKMNPGLIETQAHAAQNGYPYDRPFMSSVGKARDLIGEVIIESIDTKGTSPKLEALAAEKTEAVNELLKADGEYGGN; from the coding sequence ATGAAAAGAGTTCTGGTTCTATTACTGATGGTAGGCCTGTGTCTGCCTCTCTTTGCCGGAGGTCAGTCCGAGGGGACTGCGTCGGAAAAGCCCCAGGAAATTCGTGTACTTCTTGCAAATCATCCTTACGGCGAATTATTGAAACAGGTGATCCCTGAATTTGAAAAAGAAACAGGTATTAAGGTAAATGTAGAGAGCCTTCAAGAGAGCCAACTGACGCAAAAACTCACCACGGAATTTGCAACAAACTCTTCTACCGTGGATGTGTTTATGACACGGCCGCTTCAGGAGGGCTTGCTTTTTATTAAGAACGGTTGGTATGAGCCCCTTGATACCTATGATTTTTCTGATTATCCCTCAAATTCCGTGGATATCGGACGAAAGAATGGTCATGTATATATCATCCCCCTGGTTACCGAATGGCAGGTGATGTATTACCGCAAGGACCTCTTCAAGGCTGCCGGTATCGAGGTTCCGACCAATTTTACCGAACTTGAGGCCGCAGCAAAGGCCCTGACAACCGACGAGGTTGCCGGAATCGGTTCACGGGGAAAGGGTGGATCTGCGGTTACCCAGCTTTCGAGCTATCTCTACAACTTCGGTGGGCTCTACCTTGATAATAACGTGGCGGTTTTTGATACACCCGAGGCGATTGAGGCCTTCCGCTATTATGGCAGGCTTTTGGGAACATACGGACCTCAGGGGGTAACCTCGATGTCCTGGGAGAATCTGATGCCGGTATTCCAGGCCGGAAAGCTTGCGATGTGGACCGATGCATCGGTTTTTTACGGTCAGGTTGTCGACCCCACGAAGACACAGGTCCCTGCCGAAGATGTCGGTATAGCGAAACTTCCCGAAGGACCGCGCGGCGACAGCCCCTTTATCGTGGTTTCCTGGGGAATGAGTATTTCGAGCAAGACAAAGAATCCGGAAGCAGCAATGAAGTTCCTCGATTGGGCCACCAGCAAGGAGCTTGCCATTCAGGGCATGCTTTCCAACATCACCATGGCCCGTAATTCCGCCTGGCAGAACAGCGAGGTCAGGGAAAAGATGAACCCCGGTTTGATCGAAACCCAGGCCCATGCTGCACAGAATGGTTATCCGTACGATCGTCCTTTTATGAGTTCAGTCGGGAAAGCCAGAGATCTTATCGGAGAGGTTATCATCGAATCTATCGATACAAAGGGAACATCACCCAAGCTCGAGGCCTTGGCTGCGGAAAAGACCGAGGCTGTCAACGAGTTGCTGAAAGCCGACGGAGAATACGGCGGAAATTAG
- a CDS encoding MurR/RpiR family transcriptional regulator, whose translation MLEVSCIYLIKSKYKEFSEKERLIADHILANPREAVHPSIEELAESVGISESTLVRFVKKLGYPGYQRFRIALATETVVPASRLFETQINENDDDVEVVFNSAISTLELSRNTLDRKAMTEAADLITSSERLYLFGTGGSNIVARDAFHKFIRTGLDCAMAEDYHMQLMLASQSCEHCAALIISHTGENMDTLAIVEELKHSGCRTIMLTSNPRSPLARAGQISLSVQIASTSFVSEAFSARIAHLVVIDALYVEIMKRFDEAGVTHLEAMRQAIAKRRT comes from the coding sequence ATGCTTGAGGTAAGCTGCATCTATCTTATCAAGTCGAAATACAAGGAGTTCAGCGAAAAGGAGCGGCTCATTGCGGATCATATCCTTGCCAACCCCCGTGAGGCGGTTCATCCCAGCATCGAAGAGCTTGCGGAGAGCGTGGGGATATCGGAATCCACGCTGGTACGTTTTGTAAAGAAACTGGGCTATCCCGGTTATCAGCGCTTTCGGATCGCCCTTGCAACCGAGACGGTAGTTCCGGCATCCCGCCTTTTCGAAACGCAGATCAACGAAAACGACGACGATGTCGAGGTCGTGTTCAACAGCGCCATCTCGACCCTGGAGCTTTCCAGAAATACCCTCGATCGTAAGGCGATGACCGAGGCTGCGGACCTGATCACATCATCCGAACGGTTGTACCTTTTCGGTACCGGCGGTTCCAATATCGTGGCACGGGATGCATTCCATAAGTTCATCAGGACAGGCCTTGATTGCGCCATGGCGGAGGATTACCACATGCAGCTGATGCTCGCCTCTCAGTCCTGTGAGCATTGTGCCGCACTTATCATCTCCCATACCGGAGAAAACATGGATACCCTCGCCATCGTCGAAGAGCTCAAGCATTCGGGTTGCAGGACGATCATGCTTACCAGCAATCCCCGATCGCCCCTTGCCCGTGCGGGGCAGATATCCCTCTCGGTGCAGATCGCATCGACCTCCTTCGTATCCGAGGCCTTTTCCGCGCGCATCGCCCATTTGGTGGTCATCGATGCACTCTATGTTGAGATCATGAAGCGCTTCGATGAGGCAGGCGTTACGCATCTCGAAGCGATGCGGCAGGCCATTGCAAAGCGCAGGACCTGA
- a CDS encoding sugar kinase, which yields MAQSTYDFIALGALVTRLDPGIVPFEYADHYDLHVSGGEFNVAANMARAFGKKTAIVSAMVDYPIGAKVEAEVRRMGVDGFYKRFSHNGVHGPNMAQVWSDRGQGVRAPVVFYNRANEAAALLGPGSFDWKKIFEGGVRWFHSGGIFAALSATTPELIIEGMKAAKEAGATVSFDLNYRAKLWSANAAEGTDPVLQAQKLLGKIVEYVDILVGNEEDLQKGLGLAGPQVEKVSKLDPSAFISMMETVGKRYPNIKAVATTIREVKSTNHHEWSAVLWSGGKAHRAPVCSLDVYDRVGGGDGFAAGLFASLLEEADPENAVRTGWAHGALLTSFPGDTTMATREQVEAFASGGSARIQR from the coding sequence ATGGCACAATCCACCTACGACTTCATAGCCCTGGGAGCACTGGTAACACGACTGGATCCCGGGATCGTTCCCTTCGAGTATGCCGATCACTACGATCTCCATGTTTCAGGAGGGGAGTTCAATGTGGCCGCCAACATGGCCAGGGCCTTTGGAAAAAAAACGGCGATCGTCTCGGCCATGGTCGACTACCCGATCGGAGCGAAGGTCGAGGCTGAGGTAAGAAGGATGGGGGTCGACGGCTTTTACAAGCGATTTTCCCACAACGGTGTTCACGGACCCAATATGGCACAGGTCTGGAGCGACCGGGGCCAGGGAGTCAGGGCGCCGGTGGTCTTCTACAACAGGGCAAACGAGGCTGCCGCTCTTCTGGGTCCCGGCAGTTTCGACTGGAAAAAGATCTTCGAAGGCGGCGTACGATGGTTCCATTCTGGCGGGATCTTTGCTGCCCTCTCGGCCACTACTCCGGAACTTATCATCGAAGGCATGAAGGCGGCAAAAGAAGCGGGTGCAACGGTCTCCTTCGACCTGAACTACCGTGCAAAGTTGTGGAGCGCCAACGCAGCAGAAGGCACTGATCCGGTACTGCAGGCACAAAAGCTCCTCGGGAAAATCGTTGAATATGTCGATATCCTTGTCGGCAACGAAGAGGACCTGCAAAAAGGGCTCGGTCTGGCCGGACCCCAGGTGGAAAAGGTATCCAAACTTGATCCCTCGGCCTTCATCTCGATGATGGAAACCGTGGGTAAACGCTATCCCAACATCAAGGCGGTGGCAACCACCATACGGGAGGTTAAATCGACAAACCACCACGAATGGAGCGCGGTCCTCTGGAGCGGAGGAAAGGCGCACCGGGCCCCGGTCTGCAGCCTGGATGTCTACGACCGGGTCGGCGGGGGCGACGGATTTGCCGCGGGCCTTTTCGCAAGCCTTCTGGAGGAAGCAGATCCGGAGAATGCCGTGCGTACAGGCTGGGCCCACGGCGCCCTGCTCACCAGCTTTCCGGGAGATACCACCATGGCAACAAGGGAACAGGTCGAGGCCTTCGCCTCCGGCGGTTCCGCCAGGATTCAACGATAA
- a CDS encoding zinc-dependent alcohol dehydrogenase: MKALVMHRYKQLSYEEVPEPKIASERDLIVKVKAAAICGSDVHGFDGSTGRRKPPVIMGHEASGEIVAIGNGVSGFAMGDRVTFDSTIYCGSCYYCRRGLVNLCDNRRVLGVSCEEYRQDGCFAEYVRIPDHIAYRLPEGLSFVDASLTEPAAVAAHAMSITPIELNDTMAVVGTGLIGLLLIQFLKSAASGRVIAIDTDEKRLAMARSLGADMAINPASGTTADEIREITQGLGADRVFEAVGASAPIQTALEVVRKGGSLTLIGNVSPKIELPLQSVVTRQITLFGSCAISGEYPAVLDMMLRNKIDLDPLISAVAPLSEGQSWFDRLYNREPGLLKVVLEP, encoded by the coding sequence ATGAAAGCGCTGGTCATGCACCGTTACAAGCAGCTGAGCTATGAAGAGGTCCCGGAGCCGAAGATAGCCTCCGAGAGGGACCTGATTGTCAAGGTAAAGGCGGCAGCCATTTGCGGCTCGGATGTCCACGGCTTCGACGGCTCCACCGGCAGACGCAAGCCGCCGGTGATCATGGGCCACGAGGCCTCCGGCGAAATCGTAGCCATAGGCAACGGGGTGTCCGGTTTTGCAATGGGAGACCGGGTCACCTTCGATTCGACCATCTACTGCGGCAGCTGTTATTATTGCCGCAGGGGGCTGGTCAACCTCTGCGACAATAGAAGGGTGCTGGGGGTTTCCTGTGAAGAGTACCGCCAGGACGGCTGTTTTGCCGAATATGTCCGCATCCCCGACCACATTGCCTACCGGCTTCCAGAAGGGCTCTCCTTTGTCGACGCCTCCCTCACCGAGCCCGCAGCGGTAGCGGCCCATGCCATGAGCATTACTCCGATCGAGTTGAACGACACCATGGCGGTTGTGGGAACGGGTTTGATCGGCCTTTTGCTTATCCAGTTTCTCAAATCAGCCGCCTCGGGACGGGTCATCGCCATCGATACCGACGAAAAACGCCTTGCCATGGCACGCTCCCTGGGAGCGGATATGGCGATCAATCCCGCATCGGGCACGACGGCAGATGAAATAAGGGAGATAACACAGGGTCTCGGCGCGGACAGGGTCTTCGAAGCGGTTGGTGCAAGCGCTCCCATACAGACCGCCCTGGAGGTCGTTCGAAAGGGTGGATCGTTGACCCTTATCGGCAACGTGAGTCCCAAGATAGAACTCCCCCTCCAGTCGGTGGTGACGCGGCAGATCACGCTTTTCGGTTCCTGCGCCATATCGGGGGAATATCCTGCGGTCCTTGATATGATGCTTCGGAACAAGATCGATCTTGATCCCCTGATCAGTGCGGTCGCCCCCCTTTCCGAGGGGCAGAGCTGGTTTGATCGACTTTACAATCGCGAGCCCGGCTTGCTCAAGGTGGTACTTGAACCATGA
- a CDS encoding Gfo/Idh/MocA family protein, with protein MKKEALRFGLIGYGKVARLHAIALREADGARLVAVAGRNKQRRDLFAAEFSIASRDSAEAMVQKDGVDAVIITTPHPNHRDAAIEAFAAGCHVLVEKPMALTTPQCDEMIEAGKRAGRLLSVVSQRRWYPSCRRIKKAINEGKLGKPALAQVTILGWRDEAYYKSDPWRGSWEAEGGGVLINQAPHQLDLLCWYMGPIAEVKGFWDNINHPYIEVEDSAVAAVRFRNGGMVSLLLSNSQKPGIYAKVHIHGDSGASAGVQTDGGAMFVAGQSGILEPPVNDLWTIPGEEGNLDVWEKEDTAFFTSIEPTTWFFGRQIEDFADAVAKDRTPAVTGEEGRETVRLIEAIYHSDPKKR; from the coding sequence ATGAAAAAGGAAGCATTGCGTTTCGGCCTTATCGGCTACGGAAAGGTTGCACGCCTCCACGCCATCGCCCTGAGGGAGGCGGATGGCGCCAGGCTGGTTGCCGTTGCAGGCCGAAACAAACAGCGGCGCGACCTGTTCGCCGCCGAGTTCTCCATTGCCTCCCGCGACAGCGCCGAAGCGATGGTACAAAAGGACGGGGTCGATGCGGTAATCATCACCACGCCCCATCCGAACCATAGGGATGCAGCCATCGAGGCCTTTGCCGCCGGATGCCACGTTCTGGTGGAAAAGCCCATGGCGTTAACCACGCCCCAGTGCGACGAGATGATCGAGGCGGGGAAACGGGCAGGCCGTCTACTTTCGGTGGTAAGCCAGCGGCGCTGGTACCCCTCCTGCCGCAGGATAAAAAAGGCCATCAACGAGGGGAAATTGGGCAAGCCAGCCCTCGCCCAGGTAACCATCCTCGGCTGGCGCGATGAGGCCTACTACAAAAGCGATCCCTGGCGGGGAAGCTGGGAGGCGGAAGGCGGCGGCGTCCTTATCAATCAGGCCCCCCACCAACTCGATCTGCTGTGCTGGTACATGGGCCCGATCGCCGAGGTAAAGGGGTTCTGGGACAACATCAACCACCCCTACATCGAGGTCGAAGACAGCGCGGTAGCGGCGGTCAGGTTCAGGAACGGAGGAATGGTCTCTCTTCTGCTTTCCAACTCCCAGAAGCCGGGTATCTATGCAAAGGTTCACATCCACGGGGACAGCGGCGCCTCGGCCGGGGTCCAGACCGACGGCGGGGCAATGTTCGTCGCCGGCCAAAGCGGTATCCTCGAGCCACCGGTCAACGACCTCTGGACCATCCCCGGTGAGGAAGGCAACCTCGACGTCTGGGAAAAAGAGGACACTGCCTTTTTCACAAGCATCGAGCCTACGACCTGGTTCTTCGGGCGCCAAATCGAAGATTTCGCCGACGCCGTCGCCAAAGACAGGACTCCTGCGGTAACGGGGGAAGAGGGAAGAGAGACCGTCCGCCTCATCGAGGCGATCTACCATTCGGATCCGAAAAAGCGGTAA
- a CDS encoding flavocytochrome c → MKKVLLAFLGVAAMGALCLFCLFLPERTDIVVVGGGAAGMSAAIEATERGCSVVLLEKMSYLGGNSLRATGGMNAACTEEQKKNGIVDSLDSYYQDTMKAGHWLNNKKLVRLLVRNSAESVSWLEHMGLDLSDVGRLAGHSISRTHRPAGGAPIGTSLIPVLTGQLNKRGIDVRTENRVIGLLHNQKGTEVFGVLTETREGRQYKIKASAVIIASGGFGSEPALYVKMDPDLKGFKTTNQPGATGDYLSIVEGLHPALVDMSYIQTHPTVEPNNGVLITEAVRGNGAVLVNRNGYRFTDELAFRDVLSREILKQPEKSAYLIFDDQIRKGLSATDTYFAMNLITKADTLSELAEMLGIHPVVLSQSVQRYNQLVMIGEDRDFGRNDLPSEIIHAPFYGIRIVPAVHYCMGGLKINEKAEVISESGGPIKGLFAAGEATGGIHAANRLGGNSLADAIAFGRIAAREAASLACR, encoded by the coding sequence ATGAAGAAGGTACTCCTTGCATTCCTGGGCGTAGCAGCGATGGGGGCTTTGTGCCTGTTCTGTCTTTTCCTGCCGGAAAGGACAGATATTGTCGTGGTCGGAGGGGGAGCGGCCGGCATGTCCGCCGCCATAGAGGCAACGGAGCGGGGATGCTCCGTCGTTTTGCTGGAAAAAATGAGCTATCTTGGCGGAAACTCCTTACGGGCCACAGGCGGGATGAATGCGGCCTGTACGGAAGAGCAGAAGAAAAACGGAATTGTGGATTCCCTGGACAGCTATTATCAGGATACGATGAAGGCTGGTCATTGGTTAAATAACAAAAAGCTGGTCAGGCTTTTGGTCCGTAATTCGGCGGAATCCGTCTCCTGGCTGGAGCATATGGGGCTTGATCTGAGTGATGTAGGACGCCTTGCCGGCCACAGCATATCACGGACCCATAGGCCTGCAGGGGGGGCTCCGATCGGTACATCCCTCATTCCCGTTCTTACCGGACAGTTGAACAAACGTGGCATCGATGTACGGACGGAAAATCGGGTTATTGGACTTCTTCATAATCAAAAAGGAACCGAGGTCTTTGGTGTCCTCACGGAAACAAGGGAAGGCCGACAGTATAAAATAAAGGCTTCGGCCGTAATCATAGCTTCGGGCGGATTCGGTAGCGAGCCCGCATTGTATGTAAAAATGGACCCCGACCTGAAAGGTTTTAAAACAACGAATCAGCCCGGTGCCACCGGTGATTACCTTTCCATCGTTGAGGGCCTTCATCCTGCCTTGGTGGATATGTCGTATATCCAGACCCACCCAACGGTCGAGCCGAATAACGGGGTGCTTATCACAGAGGCTGTGCGTGGAAACGGCGCCGTCCTTGTCAATCGAAACGGATATAGATTTACCGATGAACTTGCCTTCAGGGATGTCCTGAGCCGGGAGATTCTAAAGCAGCCGGAAAAATCCGCCTATCTTATTTTCGACGATCAGATCAGAAAAGGATTATCTGCTACCGACACCTATTTTGCGATGAATTTGATTACCAAGGCCGATACCCTATCCGAGCTTGCCGAGATGCTCGGCATCCATCCAGTCGTCCTTTCTCAATCCGTTCAGCGCTATAATCAACTGGTAATGATAGGAGAGGATCGGGATTTCGGAAGAAATGATCTCCCTTCCGAGATTATACATGCTCCCTTTTACGGTATTCGCATTGTTCCCGCTGTTCATTATTGTATGGGAGGCCTAAAGATAAACGAGAAGGCGGAAGTGATCAGCGAGTCGGGGGGACCGATTAAAGGCCTGTTTGCTGCAGGAGAGGCTACGGGAGGAATCCATGCCGCCAACAGGCTCGGCGGTAATTCCCTGGCGGATGCTATTGCTTTCGGCCGCATTGCTGCCAGGGAAGCGGCCTCCCTGGCCTGTCGCTAG
- a CDS encoding response regulator — MNILIVEDDPMVGKINKQFAENTGLAETVSYAESVQEAKRYLEIEEYDLVLLDVFLPEKKGTSLLSWIRQKDLSVSVILITADKRPSTVEKALNWGASDYLVKPFTYERFQEALQKVFLIRKTLHNASDKEHRFEQKSLDSLFTSPGHPEHSSHTDDIHAPLLDKGLSTYTYSIITDKVQDYGRSFTAEELAVDLGISRVTVRRYLEYMYKNEILERHMEYGKPGRPLHFYRLRDGLER, encoded by the coding sequence ATGAACATCCTGATTGTTGAAGATGATCCCATGGTCGGAAAGATCAATAAACAATTTGCTGAAAATACGGGATTGGCAGAGACGGTTTCATATGCCGAGTCTGTTCAGGAGGCAAAGCGGTATCTGGAAATAGAGGAATACGATCTTGTCCTTCTTGATGTGTTTCTTCCCGAGAAAAAAGGGACTTCGCTTCTTAGTTGGATCAGGCAAAAGGATCTTTCGGTGTCCGTAATATTGATAACCGCTGATAAACGGCCTTCGACAGTGGAGAAGGCACTGAACTGGGGAGCCTCGGATTATCTTGTGAAGCCCTTTACCTATGAACGCTTCCAGGAAGCATTACAAAAGGTCTTTTTAATCCGAAAAACATTGCATAACGCTTCCGACAAAGAGCACCGTTTCGAGCAAAAATCCCTTGATTCTCTCTTTACCTCCCCAGGCCATCCCGAACATTCTTCTCATACGGATGATATTCATGCTCCTCTCCTGGATAAGGGCCTGAGTACCTATACCTATTCGATTATTACCGACAAGGTGCAAGACTATGGGCGATCTTTTACCGCCGAGGAATTAGCGGTCGATTTGGGGATCTCAAGAGTGACCGTCAGGCGCTACCTGGAATACATGTATAAAAATGAGATCCTGGAGCGGCACATGGAATACGGTAAGCCCGGTCGTCCGCTCCATTTCTACCGATTACGGGACGGGCTGGAAAGATGA
- a CDS encoding sensor histidine kinase: MTLYAKISRTLSLLIILLIIGVVFFMTIQWFSTLRRQLGREALDVALTIAQTELVREHVPKENGYIAIQNFIEKLRLKTRIQYIYVLNRDKRFYSNPKPALIGETFSSTLVDVVLKEEKARIVFPSFFATYAEAVAPVYSEGVLSGAVVVGMLNGRIYQEITRNLIFLLIFMFFIMMCGIIVSFALTSSIKRSIRGLEPEEISFLLGQKELVLQNLKEGLVVVDEHFCISMYNKSAETLLDLSPSDIGKNYKDYFFASGLTEAFERHTMLVQEVRQGPLKILLGKYYPVSDPATGAFLGLMASFEDLTVARQRAEELTGMKELTQALRAQNHEFMNKLHTISGMIQLGEIDTAVTYISGITKKRQEILSLLSSNIKLPALAGLILSKYNKAAEARVSLRLDPHSSIHTLPEGMRVESLVSVIGNLIENALDALIPAKNGKIDVRLIEDESNLEITVSDNGPGIRPGIENSILCKGFTTKEEGRGYGLYVVSKIVKEEQGTIEIDTNQWGGAEFVVTFPIKRAGAEST; the protein is encoded by the coding sequence ATGACACTCTATGCAAAGATATCGAGAACACTATCACTTTTGATTATCCTACTCATCATCGGTGTTGTCTTTTTCATGACAATACAGTGGTTTTCCACGCTGAGGCGGCAGTTAGGACGTGAAGCCCTCGATGTGGCTCTGACAATAGCACAAACCGAGCTTGTCCGGGAGCATGTACCGAAAGAGAATGGATATATCGCTATTCAAAATTTCATCGAGAAATTACGTTTAAAAACCAGAATCCAATATATCTACGTGCTTAACCGTGACAAAAGGTTTTATTCGAATCCGAAGCCGGCTCTTATCGGAGAAACGTTTTCATCAACGCTTGTAGACGTAGTATTGAAAGAGGAGAAGGCGCGTATCGTTTTCCCCTCTTTTTTCGCTACCTATGCAGAGGCCGTTGCTCCTGTCTATTCCGAAGGTGTTTTATCCGGTGCTGTTGTTGTTGGGATGCTGAACGGCAGGATCTACCAGGAGATAACAAGAAATCTTATTTTTCTGCTTATATTCATGTTTTTCATCATGATGTGCGGTATTATTGTATCCTTTGCCTTGACTTCCAGCATCAAAAGGTCCATTCGGGGCCTGGAACCTGAAGAAATCAGCTTTCTCTTGGGACAAAAAGAGCTCGTTCTGCAAAATCTGAAGGAGGGCCTGGTTGTTGTCGATGAACATTTTTGCATAAGTATGTATAATAAAAGTGCCGAGACGCTGTTGGACCTCTCTCCTTCCGACATCGGAAAAAACTATAAAGATTACTTTTTTGCCTCGGGACTGACAGAAGCCTTTGAAAGACATACGATGTTGGTACAAGAGGTCAGGCAGGGTCCGCTTAAAATCTTACTTGGGAAATACTATCCTGTTAGCGATCCTGCCACCGGTGCATTTCTGGGGCTTATGGCCAGTTTTGAAGATTTGACCGTGGCCAGACAGAGGGCGGAGGAATTGACGGGGATGAAAGAGTTGACCCAGGCTTTGCGGGCCCAGAATCATGAATTCATGAATAAGCTCCACACCATATCGGGAATGATCCAGCTGGGTGAAATAGACACAGCCGTAACATACATATCCGGGATAACAAAAAAGCGGCAGGAAATTCTATCGCTGCTGAGCAGCAACATTAAGCTCCCTGCGCTGGCTGGACTCATCCTGTCAAAGTATAATAAGGCTGCCGAAGCAAGGGTCTCGCTTCGACTTGATCCCCATTCATCAATACATACACTTCCCGAGGGCATGAGGGTGGAATCTTTGGTTTCCGTCATCGGTAACCTCATAGAAAATGCTTTGGATGCCCTTATCCCCGCAAAGAATGGAAAAATCGACGTACGTTTGATTGAAGATGAAAGCAACCTGGAAATCACGGTATCGGATAACGGTCCGGGTATTCGTCCTGGAATCGAAAACAGCATATTGTGCAAAGGCTTTACGACAAAGGAAGAGGGAAGAGGCTACGGCCTTTATGTAGTGTCGAAAATCGTGAAAGAAGAGCAGGGGACAATAGAAATAGACACAAACCAGTGGGGTGGGGCCGAATTCGTTGTTACATTTCCCATAAAAAGGGCAGGGGCGGAATCGACATGA